Within the Erigeron canadensis isolate Cc75 chromosome 6, C_canadensis_v1, whole genome shotgun sequence genome, the region AATACGGAAAATGCTAAACAATATTAAAAGATTATTTATTCATTTCTATATTTGTATGTAATATAATACGGAAAATGCTATTCATTTCTATATTTAGGGCttcatttaacgtgcataaaaagaatgtacatttccatattaaaaccTCGcctcctgaattttatggtaagtgtacaactaattaatacagCTTAACGAAAACCCTTTGgacttcgtttagcaaaacccatatAATATAGGTACTGTTTTAAGAATCTGAAAATGCTGAACTGTATAATAAGATAAAGGTTTTTCGCTAAGTTTACTTTGGTGGAGGCTTAATGGAATCAAGAAAATTGCCAACAAGAccttcattatttttttcttcattttagtTTAGACGGAAATGATCCATACAGTTAACTGGACACAATTTGTTACAGTGTAACATAAACCCACTTGCAGTAAATAATTTGAATgtacatttattaaaaagaacACGCGATTTCTTATTGTGTACTATTTCACGCTGCTAGCAGCACGGATAATCTCCCCATAGCCTAATGAACATTACATTGTTTTAATCTCATTTTTGATTCATTTATTTCATGCCCTGTACATCcctacaaatatataaatatttttaaaataacagCCTCTATTTTGTCCATATTTAAATTTGGTGGTCCTCCTTTTCCCCCCACCATAAGTAATtctattttttccttttacatcACTTATAAAGTTGTTAAAAACCAACTcaacaaacataaaaagttaaagAACAATACAAAGTAAAAGATTAATTTGAGATGcatttaaatgaaaaaagtaGACAAATATAATCAAGGCACCTGGCATCTCTTTTAACCTCATGAATAAATTGCCTATGAGATTCTAGTGAAAGAATAATTAACATTTTGCAGAGTTTATACTAACCTGGTAAAGCAATAAAAGCATCAGAATGCTTTGCCATTTCTGCTTTCCTTTGGTGCATATCTGCCACTGCTTTCACTTCTCCTACAGTTTGACCAGTTAACTgcaaacataaatacataataaatcaaatgaaaaaatatatatatataatataataaaataaaaaaatatatacatacacgaGTATAATATAAAGACAAGTGTGAATTATGATGAAATGTTAAGCAGTAAGTAATTCAATAATGTGCGGTTACAGAAATGGTGGACTTTGAATTGCTATCTTTTACAGAGTCAGCATTTTCCAGTGTTTGCAGTACACATActcatacatatacatacagaaATATATTTGTATGGTGTATGCATATTCAGAAAATGCCAAGTAAGAAAGGTACAAGAGGTTAACTGTGTAGGCTGAAAATATCAGAAAAAACATGACAccacaaaaggaaaaaagataTATCTCAtataaaagcaaaaagaaaagacaTACTATACCAAACCTGCCCCATTAAATTACAAACAATAATGTTTAAGAACATAACCCActgttcttttttttattttgaataaagtATCATTAGAATTAATCACCATGCTTATGTTTCTTTAGTCTCATGAACACTTTATTACCTCTTGTGCATTCATTagattaagaaaaaaacaatatctATCCTTTATTAACAGTCCTaacattttcaagttttttaattttacatacGCAATCAAACTCATTTACCACTAACATTATACGAATTACGGATCATTATCTCATTATTCGTAAAATAATATCTatccttttttaaaataataaagaagGTTAAATGACCATCCTTCAAACCTTATGGGAGAATAAATTGGCTTTATTATAGTGGCTACATATACATAAGACTgatcatttatgtaatttaaaATTATGGAAAGTTTAAACACTTTTTTAGTGATATAGAGACATACCTCTCGAGGCATGAGAGTCTTGGGAATGACCCTGCAACAGAAGAGAGACAATAACATGACAAAAAGTTAGTTTTAATCATATAATTTCCCAACAACCAAACATACTTATTCTGTTCCTTAATCATCCCCTTTGTTAATCTTTCAAATAATATTTACTATTTTAGTACTCTTTATATCAAGGTCATAAAATAGtaagattcttttttttttttaataacatttaCAGTAATAAAATAGAACTATGACTAAGATAACGAGCCTTGAACCCACGACCTGCATATTACATATACCGCGGAACTAGAAGCTCATTGGTAATTAACATAATAAGAATTTGATATATAACACATTACTTCTTTTTGATTACCCAATAACATGGCGACCACCATCATGAACAGCTTGTGAGACCAGTCCCATTAAGCCAATGCTACCTCCTCCATACACCAGATCAATGTTTCTTGAAACCTACAAAAAACATTATTCAGCGAAATGCTTATAATCcctcctttttttctttttttttttaacaacaaatataaGTCTGCTTTTTTTGGTGTGTCATAAAGTTGGATACTTTAATATGTGGTTCACTTAAACAACATTTTTCACAATTTCTATTAACATGGGGTCAGAGTTTTCGCGCCCATATACCTATTTTGTAGAATATTAGTACATTACAGTATTGCATAACgtacataaatatatgtaatcatTTGAGAGTATCTCATCAATACAAATCTGGTGAGCATCACACTTGATGTTGAGCGATCAGCGAGTGAGAGAGAGTAAAGAATTCAGGATATATATTGATTAATGTACATGCAAAGACAGAAATTTGCAATAAAGCCAAAAACCCAACAATCTTTGAACCTTTTTCTTCATAATTAATGATAATCACATGACAATGAATCTTGGAAAGAAAACACATTcttgttgtttgtttttaacAAAACCACATTGAGGAACAAACAAATAAGAAATGaaattcttgaaaaagaacacttTTTACTGTTGATTTACAAAAACCAGAAACACCCCTTTAACATTTAATCAACAAACAGAGGAActataacaaatttttttttaacaaatataagaaacctattttaaaaacaaattaaggaaaaaaattgaaaatctcccccaaaaaataataaacaataaagtaatatatatataccaattcTTTGCCAAGCTCAATAGCAGCATCTTGATAGCTGCTTTTCTTGCCTTGGCTACTACCACAAAAAACACAAATCCTTTTGAACTTTGATACCTTCATTTCACTATCTATTTCCATTTCTACTTATGTCTCTATCTATATATCCTCTCTTTCCTAGCTAGCTTTTTCTAGGAAAAATAGTTGGTTGTTTGCTAATAAAGATTAGAAAACAATCAACTTAATTTGAGAATATGTTCtgtttttcaaaaatgggtgTGACAGAAAATGAGCTAAGCTATGTATGCTATGGGATTAGTATAAGatgacaaacattttttttttttgaagggtTGGGGAAGATTGTGTGTATTCTCTTTTTGGTCCTTTTTGGCTTGACCACTCCTCAACCGtgcttatatttataaaaggtTTTTGGCACGTGAGTGGCCTCTTATTCCATACCCAAGCTAGCACGTGTGAGGGCCATACcattattttcaagaaaattaTACTTCTATAAACTCAACTAAAATACACATTCATTTTGTAAAATACACATCTTTTTGAAGAAAGTTGAGATTTTTAGATcccgcaaaaaaaaaaaaaaaaaaaaggatttttcTGTGCATTTTCCTGAAATTATAGATGGGCATATGAAAAACCAATGTTACTAAAGTTAAATTGATCTTCAAATAAAAGATACTTATTTTCCAAACATATTTGATTGATACCAACAAATATtggtttgttaaaaataaagagaaagaacatattttttttgtaacatcGCAAAATATTACCTATAGATAATCCATGTGTTAGGCATAGTAGGAGACGATTAACTCAACTTCTTGGAAGTATGGAAACTTTTAAAGTCAAACAGTTTAAGGATCCACTAAGCTCAGTCTCAGACCATTCGTAACCATTCACCCTTTTCACATACACTTTTTTTTGAAACGTCACTTTCACATTCTCACCTCTTTCACCTTCTATGTTTCCCTTTAACCATTCACCTACCAATTTAATACCCTATTATACACAATCAAAATAgaacaaataatttaaaataaagataTGACCCACTCATCCACTTTTTACTTTGGTGAAACCATTCACCTATTTATCTTCACCTTTATGTTTCGCCTATATGCCTTAAAAGTTCACCTCTAATGTAAGCTCATTTCACCTAGCTTTCACCTAGGCCTTACAAATGGTCATAGAGCTTTGTCTGTCCGACCGACGACACAACCTTATATAAGATTATTTGGTagattacattttttttcataataaatacATCTAACCACACACGTACATACAAAACAAAtaggaagaaaaaagaaaataaaatgtcaAAAACGCTAACATCAACCTTGGAACGCCAAATCCAAAGCCGAGGTCGTCATTGAATAATAATGGGGTGTAGAGGCAATTAGAGTCATAGGCGATGCAAAGCCCCAAACCCAATGCTCAAAGGTCCATTGCCCATATATATGTAGCCTCTTTTAGGTTTATAGTTACACAGACGTAGTAATTGgattatattagttttgcaAATACACTTATGACGAGTACAAGTTTAACTTCATTATGCTTCCGGCCGGTTTGATCCATAATCTATATTCGCATATACTTTATGATGTTTACGTACACACACATTACTACATACATTATTTACTTTTgtcaatggggttggtggctcattggtaaggtctttaaCTTTGGGAGCTAGATCCAACTGGGTTCGAGTCCcttctcacatttgtggggATAGATTAATACgagtttttcaaaagttttgatttccaggcatacgtgtaatttatgAGTAAAATAGAatgtggttaaaaaaaaattatttaattacttCTAGAATTTTTGCAGAAGTCTTTCTAAAAGTGATCTTTCGTTGTTCTAAAAGTGGTATTTGTACCCTTTAATAGTGGTATGACTGTTAAATCCCGTCTTTTCGTATCTCGGCCATGGTGATATTGAGcattattattgtttgtgttgtaTAGTTGTTTGTTGGAATTTTAAGAATTCAGTATACTTTCATACATACAAGCATTAAATTCATGTGTTGTTTTAGAAGTGTACCTTTTGTCCAAGTTGTCACTGACTGTAGTGTCCACCAGGAGGGGCCGAATTCCTTCTAACGTTAGGGGCCAGAGTTCATTTCGTTGATAGTATAAGATTATCGAATGGAATACAAATGTACAACTCACAAATAGCCGGTAAGACACACACGACTTTTCCTAAAAGTCAAGCTTTAAAATTGTCCATGGTCTTATTCATCTCCAATGTGCATATATGTATGGAATAAATAAAGATTCAATAATAAAGATAGATGGGGTGGTTTCTTGACTACGTTTTGCTTTCCAAGGGCAGGGCTTCGACTCCGATTACCCTATCCTAAGCTAAACTCAAGATCTGCTTTAAATTTGTTTGCcatatttttattaagttatctATTGTTTGgaactttttaaaaaacatattatttaaaattaacgTCATTATACACTAGTTATATGTATTGGAGATTCGAGTCTATGTtctttccctttttcttttttttttttattcgtgtttattttttaaaccaaTATCTCAATTTGTTATCCCCAGCCAAAGGCTTCGTATAACACTAGTTTATTATATAGAAAACATTTTTGCTCATGTGaatgtaaatttatttaatGAGTGCTGTgaatgttattttctttttaaagggTGTGTGAATGTTATCCACGGGTATTTTGAGTGGCATAGGTATTTTTTGATAATAAGACCAATACATTAGCCTACACTTTTTCAATCTTTGAAATGATTTTTACATTATCTCTCAATCTAACAGCCCATACGTGATTACTGCGGAAATTTTAAAAAGGTTCTCCATTCTTCAAGCTCAATTTGTTATTCCACCTCTAATATAGCTTTTACTTTTTAGGTTTTTTGAACTTTAAATCTTAAcatgttgatgatatgaaacACATTCTAGGTTTGAACCTTAAAACCCGCTATTTACTTTGTATGCTTATCAATTAGGCCTCAAAAATTGGTTTTACCTAAATCACTCAAAATACTTAAGTCGGCGCTGGATGATGTGAAGTTGATATGACAAGTTTCATTTAACGTTATGGTGTTGTTTTTTGTTACCAATCCTTCGAGTTCACCACCCTATCATTTTGTTCTAACAATACTATATTACTACCATGACATATGTAATCCAAGATTTACTTTTCTTTATTCCATTTCATTCATTGATTTGAACAACAATGTTATTCTAACGGTTAGTAAGGATTTTAATTGGATGAAGTTATATTCAATGTCATTAACtgaaattatcaaaatgttGTTTGAAAACATGTCCCCGCATGGCTAGTTTCTGTATTTTAAAAGGATGCACATGCActctaatacatatatatttaatattaatacatcaaagattaaaataattttcCTTGTTATTTTAAACAAAGGGAAAGGTCAAAAATGGACATAGTGAAATGGGCGATTTCTTAAATATGTGCATgcgcatatatacatatatat harbors:
- the LOC122603144 gene encoding cytokinin riboside 5'-monophosphate phosphoribohydrolase LOG3, which codes for MEIDSEMKVSKFKRICVFCGSSQGKKSSYQDAAIELGKELVSRNIDLVYGGGSIGLMGLVSQAVHDGGRHVIGVIPKTLMPRELTGQTVGEVKAVADMHQRKAEMAKHSDAFIALPGGYGTLEELLEVITWAQLGIHDKPVGLLNVDGYYNSLLSFIDKAVEEEFISPSARHILVLAPTAKALVRKLEEYVPCHERVASKLSWEMEQQLGYTDYDISR